The following DNA comes from Nocardioides panzhihuensis.
CGTACATCGAGCTCGATGCGATTCATTGGCGTCCGGGGTGGGTCGAGGAGGAGCCGGAGGTGTTCGCGGACAGGGTCCGCGAGGTGACCCGCGCAGACGCTTGGGTCATCGACGGGAACTACCAGAGCAAGGTCGGCACCTTGGTGTGGGAGCAAGCGGAACTCGTCGTCTGGGTCAATCCGCCGCGGTGGCGCGTGATGGTGCAGGTCACCCTGCGTACGCTGCGGCGCGCCGCGAGGCGTGAGGAGCTCTGGAACGGCAACCGTGAGGGCTGGGGCGGGCTTCGGCTCTGGAGGTCGAGCGACTCGGTGATCCGCTGGGCGTGGGACTCGTACGCGCCGCAGATCGAGAGGTATGAGGCAGCGCTGGTCGACCCTCGCCATGCCCCTCTCCGGTTCGTCCGACTTCGCTCGAGGAGGGACGTCGAACGGTTCCTCGAACAATTGGGCCGGTCAGGGCTGCGGGGCTGCGGCTGACTTCCGGGTGAAAGTCAGGTGGGTGACACCGCTGGGGGTCGAGACGGCCTCGATGTCGTAGTCGTTCTCGGCGCCCTCCAGACCATCCCAGACGCGTATGCCGCGACCGAGGACGATCGGGACCTGGACCAGGTGCATCAGATCGACGAGGCCGGCGGCGACGAAGTCCCGCACCACCGTCGCACCGCCCCCTAGGCGTACGTCCTGGCCATCGGCCGCCTCGAAGGCGGCGGCCAGGGCCTCGGCCGGGGGAGCGTCGAGGAAGTGGAAGGTGGTGCCACCCTCCATCTCCAGCGACGGACGCGGTCGATGGGTGAGGACGAAGGTCGGCGAGTGGAACGGTGGGTTGGGACCCCACCAGCCCTTCCAGTCGGTGTCGTCCTGCCAGCCCGGCGGTCCGAACTTGTTCGCGCCCATGATCTCGGCCCCGATGCCCTGGCTGTGCTGCCGCGCGAGAGCATCGTCGACGCCCGCGGAGCCGGCGGCGTCCCAGAAGCGGGTGGCGAACATCCACTCGTGCAGGCGCTCACCGGCGTGGCCGAACGGCGCCTCGGCCGACTGGGGCTCGCCGGTCGCGAAGCCGTCGAGGGAGATCGAAAGATTGTGGACTCTGGTGAGTGGCATGGGTTCCTCCGTGGACCATGACGGCGCCGAGGTCAGCTCGTCGCCTGATCGAGCGTACTGCTCGCGGACGGAGACGACGACGCCTTTCTCCGGGCCGCCGTGGTGGAATCACGAGGTGCCGCGCCGTCGGAGCGCGGCGTGCCTCGGAGGATGACGATGACCGGCTCGTTCTGGTGGGACCTGGCGATCGGCGTCGTGGCTGCCCTGCTGCTCACCTGGATCGGTCTCGTCGTTGCGTTGCTCGTCGTCCGTCCGCGCGGCGAGCTGCTGCGCGAGGCGCTGCGGATCCTGCCCGACGTGGTGCGGCTGCTGCGTCGGCTCGCGGCCGACAGATCGATGCCTCGCGGCGTACGGGTCAGGCTCGGGCTGCTCATGGTCTATCTCGCTCTGCCGATCGACCTGGTGCCCGACTTCATCCCGGTGCTGGGTTACGCCGATGACGCGATCATCGTTGCCGCCGTCTTGCGCGGCGTCGTCCGTCGAGCCGGGATCGACGCGGTTCGAGCCCATTGGCCAGGCACCGAGGACGGGTTCGCCGCGCTGGTGCTGATTGCGGGCCTTGATCGCGGCCCGCGCTGAGATCCCGGAACGGAGCCGCGTGACGTCGCTGGCCGGGACGTATTCTGGGCTGATGGCCGAGCGGCTCGAGCGGGAGAAGGTGGTTGCGTTCCGCCTCGCGTCGCACCATCTCGACGTCCGGCTGGACGCGGAGGAACTGCTGGCGGCCGCCGCACGATGTGGCGTCCAGGACAGTCCGCCCGGTTCGGCGCTGCTCGCCTTCCATGCGCGGGTCGAGGGCG
Coding sequences within:
- a CDS encoding AAA family ATPase translates to MVEVAGSVRRVSVVGSSGSGKSTVARRLAGILGVPYIELDAIHWRPGWVEEEPEVFADRVREVTRADAWVIDGNYQSKVGTLVWEQAELVVWVNPPRWRVMVQVTLRTLRRAARREELWNGNREGWGGLRLWRSSDSVIRWAWDSYAPQIERYEAALVDPRHAPLRFVRLRSRRDVERFLEQLGRSGLRGCG
- a CDS encoding dihydrofolate reductase family protein gives rise to the protein MPLTRVHNLSISLDGFATGEPQSAEAPFGHAGERLHEWMFATRFWDAAGSAGVDDALARQHSQGIGAEIMGANKFGPPGWQDDTDWKGWWGPNPPFHSPTFVLTHRPRPSLEMEGGTTFHFLDAPPAEALAAAFEAADGQDVRLGGGATVVRDFVAAGLVDLMHLVQVPIVLGRGIRVWDGLEGAENDYDIEAVSTPSGVTHLTFTRKSAAAPQP
- a CDS encoding YkvA family protein gives rise to the protein MTGSFWWDLAIGVVAALLLTWIGLVVALLVVRPRGELLREALRILPDVVRLLRRLAADRSMPRGVRVRLGLLMVYLALPIDLVPDFIPVLGYADDAIIVAAVLRGVVRRAGIDAVRAHWPGTEDGFAALVLIAGLDRGPR